The sequence AATTTTTGATGATGTCTAAACAAATCTTCTCTTTCATAGCAGTGCTGCTCTTTAGTGGCTTCGTAGCCGTAGCGCAAAACAGAGAAGAATTGCAGAAACAGAAACAGAGCATTGAACGCGAACTAGCCGAATTAAACCAGTTGTATCGCGAAACCCAGAAGAGCACCAAATCTTCGGTGAAGCAACTGGCCATCATCAAAAGAAAAATCAATGCACGGGAAGCCCTGATCAATGGCATCAACCGTGAAGTAAAGCAACTGGACGAAACCATTTATTTGAACGAGCGCGACATTTACCGTCTACGCAAAGAATTGGATACCCTGAAAGTGAAATACGCCAAGAGCATTGTATTCGCTTATAAAAACAGAAGTAGTTACGAATACCTGAACTTTTTGTTTTCTGCCAGCAATTTCAACGACGCATTGAAGCGTGCGGCTTATTTAAAAAGCTATCGCCAGAACCGCGAAACCCAGGCCAATACCATTGTGAAAAGCGAGCAATTGTTACAAGATAAAATTGGCGTATTGAGTGCCAACAAAAAAGAAAGGCTGAGCACACTGGAAGTACAGAATAAGCAATTGTTAGACCTAGAACAAGACCGAAAAGAACAAGACCAAGTTGTAGCTCAACTAAAAGGCAAAGAGAAAGAACTGAATAAACAAATTCGCGATAAAGAGAGTCAGCGTCAGAAAGTGGCCGTGGCCATTAATGCGGTGATTCGTCGTGAAATTGAAGAAGCGAAAAAAAGAGAAGAAGCCAAGCGTTTGAAAGCTTTGGAAGATGCGCGTAAATTAAAAGCGGCTCAGGATGCAGCAGCAGCGCAGGTTGCAGCCGATAAGAAAAACGCTGCGGGCAAACCCGCGAGTGGAAATGCTGCTGGTAACAATGCAGCCAATATGGTGGCAGCCAACGGCGCTAATAATAGCGGCAGTGCTAATCCCCCCAGACCTACCTTAAACGATGCTACTACGGGCGTTACATCAGCTGCAAAAGATCGTACCTATTCTCCTTTGGAATCTACGCCTGAGGGCATGGAGTTGTCGCTGAATTTTGAGAACAATCGTGGGCGTTTGCCTTGGCCGGTTAGCAATGGTGTGGTTACGGTGGGATTTGGAACGCAGAATTATGCGGGCACCAAGTTGATTCAAAAATCAGATGGATTGGAAATTGCTGTACCAGTAGGTTCTCCGGTTCGTTGCGTGGCCGATGGGGAAGTAGTGTATGCGGGTGAAGTAGCCGATGAAAATATTGTGTTGGTAAAACATGGTAAATATTTTACCGGATATAAAAATCTATCTGCTGTTGCCGTATCCCGTGACCAGAAAGTGAAAGCCGGAACCGTATTGGGTAAGTCGGGTACTTCCATTGATGGAGAAGGTGGCATCTTATTCATGATCATGAACGATAAGAGTGTTGCGCAGAATCCAGCGCCTTGGCTTCGTTCGAAATAGGAAAGATTAATTAAACTTAAAATATTAGTTAATAGTAATGTGAATTTTTTTACATCTCATTTGTCATTCCTAAGTAAAAAAACGGCATTATTTGTCATTCACTTGTCACTAATTCCATCTAGAGAATTTAGACAGATTCAGCGAGATACTTTTGTTGAAACTGTTCGATTAGGATGGAAAAATTTCTTGTAGCTGGCGTCAATTATAAAAAAACAATACTAAGTATTCGAAGTAAATTCTCTATTAGTGAGCAAGCTATAAAAGAAATTTATACGCAGTTTAAACATGAGGGGAGAACAAATATTATTATTCTTTCCACCTGTAATCGCACTGAAATTTATGGGTATGGTATAAGTGAAGGTGAAATCAAAAATATTTTTGAAAAGTATACTGCTGCAGATAAGGTGGCTATTGAAAAGCATCTTATTGTTAGAAATGGACGAGAAGCAATACAACATTTATGTAGCGTATCAGCTGGTTTAGAATCTCAGATTATTGGAGATTATGAAATTGCTGGTCAGCTTCGTTCCTCTTTTAAAATGGCCAATGAAGCGGGAATGACAACCGGCTTATTTCAGAAAATTCTTGAAACTTCTTTACAGGCAAGCAAATCTGTCAGAACGCAAACGAATATATCTGATGGAACAACCTCTACATCCTACGCTGTTATTCAGCATTTGAAAAAATACAGTCTTAACCATTTAAAAATATGCCTAATTGGCTGGGGTAAAATAGGGCTTGCCACTTTCCGCAATATACGTCAACACCTACCGGATGCCGACCTTACCATTGTAAATAGATCGCTAAATAAATTGTTGACTATTGACCATGCACCTTGTAAGTTATATTCTCTAAATGATATGGAGCAGGCGCTTAGTAACGTTGATGTGGCCATTATTGCTACTGCTGCAGAGGGTTATTTAATTAGGCCTTCTATTCTCTTGCACTCAAGGGTTAAAATAATTTTTGATCTTTCTGTTCCATCGAATATATCTCCTGATGTACGTGATTTGGAGCATTTGGAAGTTTACAATGTAGATGATTTATCTATCGAAATAAATAAAAATCTAGATAGAAGATCTAAGGAAATTCCACTTGCCATGCAAATCATCAACACATATATTGATCAGTTGTACGCATGGCAAGAAAGAAAAAAAAGCAGAACTGTTTGTTCATGAAAACTATTAGAATAGGCACACGAACAAGTCCTTTGGCAATGTGGCAGGCCAATGCTGTAAAAAATGCATTAGTAGAGAAGGGCTACGATGCTACCTGTATTGGCATTGAAAGTACTGGCGACAAGGATCTAACGACCCCCATTTATGCTATGGGTATAACAGGCGTATTTACCAAAGAATTAGACATTGCTTTATTGGACGATAAAATTGATCTGGCGGTTCATTCATTAAAAGATGTCCCGACTCAACTTGCTTCAGGACTTTCTCTTTCTGCTGTTTTGCCAAGGGGATCATCCGAAGATGTGATTGTAACAAGACAGGCTTTTGATTTTTCTGCGAAAGGCTTAACCATTGCATCAAGTAGTATCAGACGAAAATCACAGTGGCTGGAGCGATATCCTACGCATCAAATTGTTCCTGTTAGGGGGAATATTCAAACACGCCTACAAAAATTAAATGATAATAATGATATCGCTGGAATGATATTCGCTAA is a genomic window of Sediminibacterium sp. TEGAF015 containing:
- the hemA gene encoding glutamyl-tRNA reductase; the encoded protein is MEKFLVAGVNYKKTILSIRSKFSISEQAIKEIYTQFKHEGRTNIIILSTCNRTEIYGYGISEGEIKNIFEKYTAADKVAIEKHLIVRNGREAIQHLCSVSAGLESQIIGDYEIAGQLRSSFKMANEAGMTTGLFQKILETSLQASKSVRTQTNISDGTTSTSYAVIQHLKKYSLNHLKICLIGWGKIGLATFRNIRQHLPDADLTIVNRSLNKLLTIDHAPCKLYSLNDMEQALSNVDVAIIATAAEGYLIRPSILLHSRVKIIFDLSVPSNISPDVRDLEHLEVYNVDDLSIEINKNLDRRSKEIPLAMQIINTYIDQLYAWQERKKSRTVCS
- a CDS encoding murein hydrolase activator EnvC family protein — protein: MSKQIFSFIAVLLFSGFVAVAQNREELQKQKQSIERELAELNQLYRETQKSTKSSVKQLAIIKRKINAREALINGINREVKQLDETIYLNERDIYRLRKELDTLKVKYAKSIVFAYKNRSSYEYLNFLFSASNFNDALKRAAYLKSYRQNRETQANTIVKSEQLLQDKIGVLSANKKERLSTLEVQNKQLLDLEQDRKEQDQVVAQLKGKEKELNKQIRDKESQRQKVAVAINAVIRREIEEAKKREEAKRLKALEDARKLKAAQDAAAAQVAADKKNAAGKPASGNAAGNNAANMVAANGANNSGSANPPRPTLNDATTGVTSAAKDRTYSPLESTPEGMELSLNFENNRGRLPWPVSNGVVTVGFGTQNYAGTKLIQKSDGLEIAVPVGSPVRCVADGEVVYAGEVADENIVLVKHGKYFTGYKNLSAVAVSRDQKVKAGTVLGKSGTSIDGEGGILFMIMNDKSVAQNPAPWLRSK
- the hemC gene encoding hydroxymethylbilane synthase codes for the protein MKTIRIGTRTSPLAMWQANAVKNALVEKGYDATCIGIESTGDKDLTTPIYAMGITGVFTKELDIALLDDKIDLAVHSLKDVPTQLASGLSLSAVLPRGSSEDVIVTRQAFDFSAKGLTIASSSIRRKSQWLERYPTHQIVPVRGNIQTRLQKLNDNNDIAGMIFAKAGLERLGFINDCTLTLDWMLPAPAQGIVGIICNANNRSMHDICQQINDSQTFMAAQIEREFMFTLQGGCSIPVSCLTTFQGNDIVIVGAIHSMDGTNSYRKEKRICINQIAGAGASLAMELLTQPGASLLMDEIRKA